The region AACTGGGCGCGGTACTGGCCTGCCCCGTACGGTGGCTGCAACAGGTCTTCCATGCCTTTCGATTCGGCGAAGCTGCCCACGTAGCGAAAGTCGATCGCCATCACGTCGGGCAGGCGCGCGCCGGCCGCCAGCGCCGTCGTCATCGAATTGTGGTGGTCGTCGATCTGCAGGCTGACCAGTTTTACTTTTACCTGCGGGTACAGCTTTTCCCACAGCGGCAAGGCGGTTTTCACGGCCCGGTCCAGGTCGGGAAACGAGGCGACGGTGATGGTGGCGGGTGCGAGCGCGGGCGCCAGCGCAGGGACAGCAGCCGCCGGCGTTGCCGCGATGGCGCACGTGGCCGACAGTGACGCGGCCAGCACGGCCACGCCAAGGGTGATTGACTTCATTATTTCGTCTCCGTTTATTGAGCGTCTTCTATCTTGAAAACGTTTTCACAACATGCATCCATTTAACACCGCAAAGAAAATGAAGTCAACCGAAAAAGTTGTCAATTATTTCAAGGCGCACGATTTACATGCTGCCGACAGGTCGCCTTTCCCTATGAAAGACTGCTAAAACAGCGTTTTAAATTCTGTGGTTTTTTATGAAAACGTTTTCAAAAAAATGAGAGCGCAGGTCGGATTAGCGCGCAAGCGCGTAATCCGACAACATTGTTGACGCATTTGTCGGGTTACGCCCTCTGGGCTAACCCGACCTACGGTCAGACGGCCGTTTATGGTAACCTTTCGTTGAAAAGGTTTTCAAACATTGGAAATCCGCCGTTTTTTTCACTTCAGGAACGACCTTGAACGACACCCACCACGCCGCCCCTCCCTCCACCCTGCTCGACGTGGCGCGCCAGGCCGGCGTGTCGCCCAGCACCGTCTCGCGCATCCTGAACGGCACGGCCAGGGTCTCGGACGACAAGCGCGACGCGGTGCTGGCGGCGATCGCGCACATGAAGTTCGCCCCCAACCAGATGGCGCAGGGCCTGAAAAAGGGCCGTTCGATGACGATCGGCATCGTGGTGCAGGATATCTCGAGCCCGTTCTTCGACGAGAGCCTGCGCGGCGTCGACGATGGCCTGAAAGGCACCGGCTACGCCTCGGTGATCGTCAGCGGCCACTGGAATGCACAGGAAGAGGCGGACCGCATCCGCCTGCTGCTGGCAAGGAAGGTTGACGGCATCATCCTGTTGTCGGGCCGTATCTCGGACCAGAGCGTGCTCGATTTTGCCCAGCAGCGCCCGATCGTTTCGACCGGCCGCCAGATCGCCACGCACAATGCGATCGGCTTCAAGCTCGACAACGAATACGGCGCCTGGCTGGCGGTGCGCCACCTGATCGAACTGGGCCACCGCCGCATCGCCTTTGTGTCGGGCCCGGCCAACAACAGCGACGCCGCCGAACGCCTGACCGGCTACACCAGGGCGTTGCGCGAAGCCGATATCGCACTCGACCCGAAACTGATGGCCGAAGGCGATTTCCACGAAGCGAGCGGCATGCTGGCGGTGAACCACCTGTTCGACACGCAGCAGCAATTCACGGCCGTCTTCGCCGCCAACGACCTGTCCGCCTATGGCGTGCGCCTGTGCCTGTACCGCAAGGGCATCCGCGTGCCCGACGATATCTCGCTGGTCGGTTTCGATGACCTGCCGGGATCGTCGTACACCACGCCGCCTTTGACCACCATCCGCCAGCCGCTGTACGACATCGGCCGCATCGCCACCGAGTCGCTGCTGGGCCTGATCAACGGCGAAGCCGTGCGGGCAACCCTTCCGCCGCTCGAACTGGTGGTGCGCGAAACCACGCGCCGGGTGCGCTGACACACGTTTACCACATCGCCGGCAGCAGCAAAGGCGCATCCGCTTTACAATAGTGGTTCGTTCAGCAAGAATAACCGGCTCGACTGTCCGGCTCCGGCCGGATACCCCGAACAACCACCATAAAGGACATCACATGGAACATACCCTGCCACCACTGCCGTACGCAATGGACGCCCTGGCGCCGCACATTTCGAAAGAAACGCTGGAATACCACTATGCCAAGCACCACCAGGCGTATGTCACCAACTTGAACAACCTGATCAAGGGTACCGAGTTCGAGAACCTGTCGCTGGAAGAGATCATCAAGAAATCGTCGGGCGGCATCTTCAACAATGCGGCGCAAGTATGGAACCACACGTTCTACTGGAACGGCATGAAGCCGGCCGGCGGCGGCGCACCTACCGGTGCCGTGGCTGACGCGATCAACGCAAAATGGTCGTCGTTCGACAAATTCAAGGAAGAATTCACCAAGTCCTGCGTCGGCAACTTCGGTTCCGGCTGGACCTGGCTGGTGCAAAAAGCCGACGGCTCGGTCGACATCGTCAACACCTCGAACGCCGGCTGCCCATTGACCACCGGCGACAAGCCACTGCTGACCTGCGACGTGTGGGAACATGCCTACTATATCGACTACCGCAACCTGCGCGCCAAATACGTGGAAACGTTCTGGGGCCTGGTCAACTGGGAATTCGTTGCCGGCAACTTCGCGTAAGCGAGCGTTCCTGTCAACGTAAAACGACGCTTGACCCAGTAAGCTGACACGAAGCCGCAGAGAGATTGTCTGCGATTTCCAAAAAAAGAAGTCTTTGCCCCGGCACTGGCTTCTTTTTTTATTTCAGCCCGGCTTGTTGAACTCTGCCCGCACGCCGCTTTCTCCAAGACGCGCAAAACTGTCTTCGTAGTAGGATTTCCCCCAGTCGATAAACGCTTCCGCGTCCATCTGCACCATGCCCAGCAGCCAGGATGAGCCATCGTCGATGTCTTCAGGGATAACCGCATTGCCGGCCTGCCACGACAGCCCGTCCACGCTCCAGCAGCAGAATGTGACGTGCTCGTGTTCGACCGCTTCGTCCTGCAGCCAGCGCCACAGCTCTGGCGGCAGGCCATCGTAGATTCCGGGCCAGATGCCGTACTCTTCGCGGGCATGGGGGCTGACCGCCGATTCGTGATCAAAGCCCTTGAGCACGACTTTTCCATCCGCGCCAAAGAAGCCGACGACGTGATCGCCAGCGCCATTGTCATATCTGGCCATCGCCACGCCGTGGGCCCAGTCCGGTTCATGCCAGAACGCCCGCAGCCAGTCTTCCGACGTGACGGCCGCGTCGCAGCGGGCCGCGCATTGCCACGCACGCTGGAGTCGGGATGGCGATAGTGTTGGCAGTTTCATTGATTGAGCATCCTTGAAAGTTACAGACAAATACGCGCCAGGCAGGCCGGCACCCGGATCAGCGAAACTGGCCGGCGCGGTAGCCCATCGGCGTCAGGAAGGCTTGCGCAGCAGCTTGTCGATCAACTGCAGCATGCCGTAAAACAGCGCCGCATAGACAGCGGCGGCTATGCCCCAGACGATCAAGGCCGTCAGGAGATCGACCCAGATCCAGGTGACGATAAACAAAATGGGACTGGTCAGTAGCGTCATGTAGCCGCTGGCAAACAGGAAAATACCGTTCGCGCCCTGAAAGCCGTTGCGCGCCCCGCTCACCTCCATATAGCTGACAAGCAAAAGAAGGCCAACGACTACGCAAGCCCAGATGGTCCAGAACAGCGGCATGTTTCTTCCTTGTATGGTTGGCCGGGCGCACACATCGGGCACCTTGTCATCCATACATGATATTGCGATATATCAATGCGGACAAGCCCCTGCCCGCTTCCTGTTCCACCTGACCGCCACCTTGTTACTCGTCTATAATCATTTTCCAGCCCAACCGCTTTCCACTCCTGCGTCCACTCCATGCTTTTTCGCTTGCCGCGCCGCCTGCTCGCCGTTTCCCTGGCGGCGCTCCATCTGTCCTGCGTGGCGGCCGCGCCGGCGCCTGCGCCGCTGCTGTCCGACTACAGCCATAGCGCCTGGGGCGCGGTGCAGGGTGCGCCGGTCGATGTGCTGAAATTTGCGCAGGGCCAGGACGGCTGGCTGTGGATCGCCACCGCGACCGGCTTGTACCGCTACGATGGCGTGCATTTCGAACGCAGCGACAGCGTCTACGGCCACCGCCTGCCCTCGTCGAATGTGCTGGGCCTGGCGGCAACGCCTGATGGCGCGATCTGGGTCGGCTACCGCCTGGGCGGCTTGACGGTGTTTCGGGAGAAAGGCGCGCGCACCTACGGCGAGGCCGACGGCTTGCCGACGGGCGCCGTGTTCCATATCGAGCAGGCGCCCGATGGCGCCATCTGGGTCGGCACGCGCGATGGCGCGGCGCGGCTGGCGCCGGGGGCGCAGCGCTTCGAGGCGCAAGGCGAGAACGTGGGGCTGCCGACGCGGCGCGTGTACCAGGTGCTGTTCGGCCGCGACGGCACGCAGTGGATGGGCACCATGCATGGCGTGTTTTTCCGCCAGCCGGGCCAGGCGCGCTTTTCCCACGCCTGGCCGCGCACCATGCTCACCAGCATGGGCGAAGCGCCCGATGGCGCGATCTGGGCGGTCGACAACCAGAACCGGTATTTCCGCGTGCGCACCACCGAACCGCCAGGCAAGGGGCCGCTCAAGCCCGACGCCCTCGGCAACGGCATCCGTTTCGACCGCGCCGGCACCATGTGGCTGTTCAACCCGGACGGCATCGAGCGCAAGTTCGTGCCTGGCGGCCCCAGCCTGCCGGCGCAGCGCCTGACGCGGCAGAACGGCATCAGCGGCCCGCTGCCGCAATCGAGCTTCCAGGACCGCGAAGGCAATCTGTGGTTCGGCACCTCGGCCGGGCTGGACCGTTTGCGGCCGAACCGCCTGAAGACCTTGCCGGTCGACGTGCCGTTCGACCATCCCGGCATGCTGCCGGGGCCGAACGGCGATGTCTGGATCGGCGACTATGTGGGCGACATCCGCAGCTTTACGGCCGATGGCGTCAAAAAAGTCGAGTTGAAGGGGCAACTGGCGGCCAGCCACTGGGCGCCCGATGGCACTTTATGGCTGGGCAATGAGCTGGGCCTGCATCACCGCGCCGTGAATGGCGCTTTCACGCCGGTGGCGCTGCCGCCGGGTGTCGCCGGCCTCGACCCGCAGGCGCTGCAGCAGGACCGCGCGGGCAACTTGTGGGCCTCGTTCTCGGGCGGCGGGCTGTTTCGCCGCACCAGCGGCACATGGATCAAGGATGGCGGCCTGTCCGGCCTGCCCGCGGCGCTGGCCACGGCCATGGCAATGGACGGGCAAGGCACGGTCTGGCTGGGCCACGCCGACAACAGCATCAGCCTGGTCGGCGACGGCCAGCATGCGGGCGCCGTCAGGCGCCTCGGTGAAGCCGACGGCTTGCAAGTGGGCACGGTGCTGCAGCTGTACCGCGATGGCGACGCCATGTGGGCCGGCGGCGAGCATGGCGTGGCGCTGTACCGCGGCGGCCGTTTCCATGCGCTGCGCGGCGCGCATGGCGAACCGTTTCGCGGCGTGTCGGGCATGGTGCGCCTGCCTGGCGGCGACCTGTGGCTGCATGGCGCGGACGGCATCGACCATATCGGCGCCGCCAGCCTGACCGCCTGGATCAAGGACGGCACGGCGGTCGAGGCCGAACGCTTCAACGCGCTCGACGGCCTGCAGGGCCATGCCGCGCAACTGCGCCCGGTGCCCACGCTGATCCGCGCGCCCGACGGCAAGCTGTGGTTCTCCACCGCCGCCACCATCGCCATCCTCGACCCGGCGCAGATCCGCCGCAACCCCCTGCCGCCGCCGGTGCAGATCGTTACCGTGCAGGCCGACGGCGCGCCCTACCGGCCCGATGCAGGCAAGCCCTTGCACCTGCCGCAGGGCAGCAAGAACCTGCAGATCGGCTTTACGGCCTTGAGCCTGTCCATGCCCGAGCGCGTGCGTTTGCGCTACCGCTTGACCGGCGTGGACGCCGGCTGGCAGGAGCCAATCGGCCGGCGCGAAGCGTATTACACCAACCTGGCGCCGGGCAGCTACCGCTTCGAGGTGACGGCGGCCAACGAAGATGGCGTCTGGAACACGCAAGCGGCAACGCTCGATATCGTGATCGCGCCCACCTTTGTGCAGACGCCGTGGTTCAAGGTGCTGCTGGCGCTGGGCGGCGCGCTGCTGCTGTATGGCCTGTATGTGCTGCGCATCCGCCGCCTGAAACGCGGCATGCACGAACGGCTGCAGGAGCGCTTGCAGGAACGCCTGGCCGAACGCTCGCGCATCGCCCGCTCGCTGCACGACACCCTGCTGCAAAGCGTGCAGGGCCTGATCCTGTCGTTCCATGCGCACGCGCACATGCTGCCGCAGGGCACGCGCGAACGGGCGCGCCTGGACGGCACCCTGAACCTGGCCGACCAGCTGCTGATCGAGGGGCGCGACCAGATCATGGACTTGCGCGCCGTGGCGCCGCCCGACGAACTGCCGCTGGCGCTGCAGGAATTCGGCAAGGGGCTGGCCCAGCACCGCGCGCACGCATTCACGGTGCGCGTGAGCGGTGTTTGCCGGCGCTTGCTTCCCTGCGTGCACGATGAAATCTATGCGATCGCGCGCGAAGCGCTGTTCAACGCCTCGCGCTATGCCGAAGCGGCGCATATCGTGCTGGAGCTCGATTATGCCGAGCAGGCGTTCACCTTGCGCGTGCGCGACGATGGCTGCGGCCTCGATGACGCCGTGGCGCAGGCGGGACGGCCCGGCCACTGGGGCCTGGTCGGCATGCGCGAGCGCGCCGCCAGCATCGGCGCCACCCTGAACCTCGGCAGCCGGCCCGGCGCCGGCACCGAGATCGAAGTGATCGTGCCGGGCCAGCTGGCCTATTGAAGCCTGCGCGCAAGCGTGCACGGCGGAAACGAAGCATGTTGTAGGATACGCAAGAGCCAGCTTTGCTCGCCGCCACCGTCCCTCACCTTGTGAAAGAACGCCATGAAAAAATTCATGCTCGCCTTGCTGCTGTGTGCTTCCGGCTCCGCCTTCGCCAACTCCGCCTGCGATACGCCGCGCAACGATTTCGACGGCCTGTATTGCCTGAACAAGGTGTACCAGGAAGCGGACAAGGAGCTGAACGCCAACTACAAGAAACTGGCCGCGAAACTCGACGCCAACGGCAAGCAGACCCTGAAGTCGGGCCAGCTGTCGTGGATCAACGAGCGCAACCAGAGCTGCTCGAAAAAGGACGGCACGGGTTTCTATGTGAACCTCGATTGCGCCACCAATACCACCATCCAGCGCGCGCAATTCCTGCAGGACCGCTTCCGCGAGTGTTCGAGCTCGGGCTGCCAGAACAGCAAGCTGCAGTAATCCCGCTCCAGTTCAACCTGGCAGGCGCGCCGCCTTGAAGCGCCGCCAGGCCTGCCGCATGCCGCGCGCATCGGCCAGTCGTTCGTGGGCGCGCGCCGCCAGGTAGCCGCGCACGAACGACGCTGGCGCCTGCAGCGTCGACTGCTCTTCGGCCAATTGCCGCAGCAAGCCGTCGGCCACCTGCAAGTCATTCAAGCCACCCAGCACATCCTGCAAGCCCGACAATGGTTTGACATACGCACGCACCTTGCCGTCGCTGAACAACGAGGCAAAGAACTCGGCCGCGTAGCGCGTCTTCTTGGCGGCGATCCTGATCTGATGGCGTTCATCGGGCGTGCCGCTGAGCAGCAGCTTGCCGCGCTTGCGCAGGCGGCGCTGGCGCTGGCGCAAGGCCTGTTTTGCAAAGCGCGGCAAGGGTTGCTCCAGTGCCCGGCGCTGACGCGGCGTGCTGCCCTCGCGCCAGCCACACGTGAGCAGCCAGCGCTGCAGGCCCAGCATCAGCCGCGTGTAGCGCACATCGGCCAGCGCTTCGGCCGCCTGCGCGTGGGCGGCGCGGGCTTCCTCGCGCGCGGCCTCGCTCAAGGGCGCCAGGGTGTCGGCATCGACCTCGCCCTCGCAAGGCGCCAGGGTGTCCAGGACCAGCACATCCCAGTCGCGCGCGGCGCCCAGCTTGGCCACCAGCCAGTCCAGGTCGGCCTGCAGGTCTTCGGGCAAGGCCAGCAGTGGCTTGAACAGCGACAAGACCGAGCGCAGCCGGCGCAAGCCGACGCGCATCTGGTGCAGGCTTTCCACATCCTCGCTGCTTGCCACGCCGTCCTGGTTGGCGCTGACCTGTTCCAGGCAATTGGCGGCGATGGCCAGGAAACCCTGCTGCACCGACAGCTTGTCTTTCAATATCAAAGGCTGCGCCTTGACGGCTTTCACCGGCAAGCCGGCGGCGAGGCGATAGCCGCGTTCGGCCTTGCTGGCCTGGCCTATCCACAGCGGCACCTCTTGCAGCAGCGCCAGCGCGATGTCGAACAGGGCGGCCTGGCGGCCCGCCTTCAGTTCCAGTTCCACCTCGCTGACCGGCACGCTGCGCATGCTGTCTGCGCTGCCGTGTTCGATCACGCCCTGGTCCAGCACGCACTCGACCAGGTCGCCCTGCGGCGTGGCCAGTTGCCACACCGTGCGCTCGATGCGCGTGCCAAACACCGTTTGCAGATTGGCGCGGACGGCGTCCTGGCGCAGCAGCGCGCGCACCGGCTGCTTGCCTTTGATCAGCGCGTCGAGCGCGTCGAGGTCCGGCGCCGCTCCCGCCACTGCACTCTCCCATTCGTAACGGCTGTGCAGGCCGCCGCGCACGCTGCCGCCCGCCTTCAGGGTCTGCACCCAGGCGCCATCGATGTGGCGCACGCGCAGGCCGGCCTGATGGCGGCACAGCTGCAGGTCGGGCGTATCGACATACACGTCGTGCATGGCCAGCAGCACCGGTTCCTGGGTCGCATGGTGCGCCAGCAAGGGATGCTCGCGCAGCCGCGCGGCATGCTGCGGATCGAGCAGGAGTTTGAGTTCGACTTCCATGGCGTGCTCCGGGGACGGGAAAAGAATCATTGTAAGGCTGGCGACGCCTGCGCACGCTTGCCGGATTTGCGCGAGAATAAGCGCTTCACCACCAGAGGAGACACCATGACCTATCACGCCGCCGAGAACCGCTATGAACAGATGCAATATCGCACCTGCGGGCGCAGCGGACTGAAACTGCCGCTGCTGTCGCTGGGCCTGTGGCACAACTTCGGCGACAGCACCAGCCTGGCCGTGCAGCGCGACATGCTGCGCACGGCGTTTGACCTGGGCATTACCCATTTCGACCTGGCCAACAATTACGGCCCGCCGTATGGCAGCGCGGAAAGCAATTTCGGCAAGCTGCTGCGCGACGATTTTCTGCCGTACCGCGATGAGCTGATCATTTCCACCAAGGCCGGCTGGGACATGTGGCCCGGCCCGTATGGCCAGGGCGGCGGCTCGCGCAAATACGTGCTGGCCAGCCTGGACCAGAGCCTGAAGCGCCTGGGCCTGGACTATGTCGACATCTTTTATTCGCACCGCTACGACGCCGACACGCCGCTGGAAGAAACCATGGGCGCGCTGGCCACCGCCGTACAGCAGGGCAAGGCGCTGTATGTGGGCCTGTCCTCGTATTCGCCGCAGAAGACGGCCGAAGCGGCGGCCTTGCTGCGCGACTGGAAAGTACCGTGTTTGATCCACCAGCCGTCGTACAACATGCTCAACCGCTGGATCGAGGACGACGGCCTGCTCGACACGCTTGAACAGGAAGGCATGGGCTGCATCACCTTCACGGCGCTGGCGCAAGGCCTGCTGAGCGACAAATACCTGGACGGCGTGCCGCAGGATGCGCGCATCAACCGCCCCGGCGGCGGCTCGATGACCAAGGAACACCTGAGCGCGGAAAACCTGGCCAGGGTGCGCGGCCTGAACCAGATCGCCGCCGCACGCGGCCAGAGCCTGGCGCAGATGGCGCTGGCCTGGGTGCTGCGCGACCCGCGCGTGACCACCACCCTGATCGGCGCGAGCAGCAGCGCGCAGATCCGCGAAAACGTGGCGGCGCTGCAGCAGCTGGGCTTTACGGAAGAAGAGCTGCGCGCCATCGATGTGCAGGCGCGCGAGGGGCATATCAATCTGTGGGAGGGGCCGTCAAAGGCCAAATAAAGAAGTAACGCAGTAACGCAGTGAAAAAAATGGGCGCCGAATCGGCGCCCATTTTTTTACGATCCCAGATGCACCAGCGCATGGCCCACATGCTGCCACCAGTGCTCGCGCGACTTGATCTGCTTCAGGCAAGCCGTGTCGATTTCAGTCGGAAACACGCGGTCCTGGCAGGCTTTTGTCTGCAGGGCGTAGCGCTGGTTTTCCGCCGCCGCCAGGGCCAGCACCAGCCAGATGGCCAGCGCACATAGCAGGATCAGCAAGCTCCACGGCAAATGATTGGTGGTACTTTTTTCGCCAAAAAATTCGCGCGGCCGCGTCTCGCGGTACATCGACATCAAGTCTTTTTGTTTGTCTTGCGTCATTTGCATGTGCTTCCCTGGTGTGCTGTGCCGGCCGGCACCAGCCACCATTTTACGCTGCCCGCAGGGCGCCGCGCAAAATGGTCACACGGTGTCAGACAGGGTGGTCCAGCTCTTCGTCGCCTTCGACGTCGTCGATGGAGCGGCCGGGCACCATGCGCTCGATGTGATCGACATCGATATCGCCGCCGTCGGGCGCCGCGTTTTCAGGTTCCACGCCGGCCCGTTCGCCGGTGCCGGCGGCATCGCTGTCGCTGTCCAGGCTTTCCTGGTCCTGGCCCGGAATGCCCTGCACATCGCTGCCGCTGTCGGAATTGTCGCTGGGGCCCAGTGCGCCCTTGCCATGGCCCGTGCCAAGCACGCGGTCCGGCAGGCCGGGCAGGTTGTCTGGATCGAGGCTGCTTGCGCTCATGCTGTTCTCCTGTTAATAAAATATTACTGTACTCCGCCTGCGGCAACCATGTCGCACGGCTGCGGTGCACACTATTTGAAAATAATACTTCACAAATGTACTATTCATTGCTATAGTTCATTCAAGTAAGCACGCTTCTGATCCAGAAACATGTTTCATCGGCAGCAAGGCGCCACCCGCGCCCTGCCGCCGAACCGACCGGTACGTGGCGATCCGGCCCATCCACCCAGCCATGCCCAAACAGGAGTTCATCATGCAAGCCAAATCACTCGCAGCAGTATTGCTGGCCGTCGCCGCCTCGTCGGCTTTTGCCCAAAGCGCAGCGCCAGCCGCCAGCACCCAACTGACACGCGCCGACGTCACGGCCGAATATATCCGTGCTCGCAACGCCGGCGAAATCGCCACCAGCGAAGCCGACTATCCTAAAACCCCTGCCACCGCCGCCAGCACCGTGACGCGCGAACAGGTCATGAACGAGTTCTACGCCGCCCGCAAGGCTGGCCAGATCCCGCAGACGGAAGCCGATTTCGATATCGCGCAGACGCGTCACCATGTCGTCAAATAAAAACCAGTCAGCCGGTTTTTAGCACTACCCCGTTGCGGCGCAGCATGGCCAGGCCACTCCTGGCAAGCTCACCGCGGCGAGCTTTATTACATTGTTTACCGATTACTTTCCGTGGAGTTCCCGCATGTCATTGTCCCGCCGTCTGCTGGCCGCCAGCCTGGCCCTTGCCCTTGGCGCTTGCGCCGACATGGGCCATATCGCGCCGCAAGCGGTGCTGGCGGACGCGCACGTTCTCGATGGCGGCAGGACGAATGAGGCGGCCAGCGCCGCCATAGACTGGCCGCGCGCCGAATGGTGGCAAGCGCTGCGGGACCCGCAGCTGGACCGCCTGATGCAGCAGGCGCTGGCCGACAGCCCCACCCTGCGCGGCGCCCAGGCGCGCGTGCGCCAGGCCGAAGCGCTGGCCGGCGCGGCCGAGGACAAGACCCGGCCACAGGCGGACGCCAGCGTGTCGATCAACCGCGAACTGTATTCGCAGCATGGCAGTACGCCGGCCCCGCTGGCCGGCAACTATGCCTGGCGCAACCAGGCCACCGTCACCGCCTCCTATGACCTGGACCTGTGGGGCCGCAACCGCGCCGCGCTGGCCGCCGCCCTGGGCGACGTGCAACTGGCCTCGGCCGAATCGCAGATGGCCCGCCTCGCCCTGGAAACAGCCCTGGTGCGCACCTATATCCAGCTGTCGTACGAATTCACCTTGCAGGACGTGATACAAAACAGCCTGGCGCAGCGCGCGCGCATTCTCGACATTACCAAGCGCCGCCGCCAGGCCGGCATCGGCACCGAGATCGACGTGGCGCAGATCGAAACCACCCTGCCGGCCGGCCTGCGCCAGCTGGAGCAGGCCAATGAATCGCTGGCCCTGCTGCGCAACCAGCTGGCGGCGCTGTCGGGCAAGGGCCCGTCGGCCGGTAGCGCGCTCACGCGCCCGGTGCTGCGGCTGGATCACCCGCTGGCGATACCCGCGGCCCTGCCGGCCGACCTGATCGGCCGCCGTCCCGATATCGCCGCCCAGCGCTGGCGGGTGGAAGCGGCCGCCAAGCGCATCGACGCGGCCAAGGCCGAGTTTTATCCGAACGTCAACCTGGTGGCGTTTGCCGGTTTCCAGGCCTTCGGTTTCAGCCATTTCCTGGACGCCAATTCGCAGGTGCGCGGCGCCTCGCCGGCGCTGAGCCTGCCGATCTTTGCCGGCGCCCGTCTGCGCGCCCAGCTGGGCAGCCAGACGGCCGTGTATGACGGCGCCGTCGAGCAGTACAACGCCACCGTGATCAACGCCATGGCGGACGTCGCCAACGCCGTGACGAAAGCGCAGTCGCTGCAAAAGCAGCACGCCTTGACGCAGCAGGCGCTGGCCACGGCGCAGCGCGCGCGCGACCTGGCCGAACAGGCCTACAAGGCCGGCATGAGCGACGCCATCAACATGCTCAACACGCAAGTGGCGCTGCTGGCGGAACAACAGCAGCAGGCACAGAACGGCGCCAGCGAACTCGACCTCTATGTTTCCCTGATGAATGCACTCGGAGGCGGAATTTAGGCCAAAGGAGCGTGACTCAAAGATTCGCGTTGCCATAAGACTACAAGATACAATCAGCGCTTTATTCATACGCAAAGGAACACGACATGACAGCATTTGATGCCACCTCGAAGCGGCTGCAACATATCCGCACGCGCATGCCGGCGTTCCCCCTGGAACTGATGCGCCTGCTGCGCATGACGTATCACATCCAGAAAGGCATGAAGGACCTGACCAATGCGGCGTTGAGAAAGCATGACCTGGTCGATGCCAGCTACATGGTGCTGGCCGTGCTGTACGGCACGGAAGACGAAACGTCGAGCGCCGCCGTGCTGGGCATGGCCTGCCATGAAAAGCCGGCCAACCTGACGCGCGTGTGCAATGACCTGGAAACGCGCGGGCTGATCCACCGTGGCACGCGCCCCGGCGACCGTCGCTCGGTGATGATTTCGCTGACCGACCAGGGCCGCGCCCTGATCGAGACGGCGCTGCCGGACGTGTATGCGGAAACCTCGACGCTGTATGAAGGCTTTACCGAAGAAGAGCTGCAAGTGCTCGACAAGCTGTACGTGCGCCAGTTGCGCAACCTGAACAATATCAACAACCCTGCCTGAGTTCCTTTTATCGATGACGCCAGCCACAGCACCTTTGCATACAGGCCCCCTGCCGCGGGCCGCACGTTGGCTGGCGCAAGCGCTGCAGGACTGGCGCGTGACCGAAGGCGAACGCTGGATCTATGTCGCCAAGACCCTCACGGCCGCCTTCTGCGCGCTGTGGCTGGCCTACCGCCTGGGCCTCGATTCGCCCAGCACGGCCATGACCACCACCATTAT is a window of Janthinobacterium sp. J1-1 DNA encoding:
- the mgrA gene encoding L-glyceraldehyde 3-phosphate reductase, whose amino-acid sequence is MTYHAAENRYEQMQYRTCGRSGLKLPLLSLGLWHNFGDSTSLAVQRDMLRTAFDLGITHFDLANNYGPPYGSAESNFGKLLRDDFLPYRDELIISTKAGWDMWPGPYGQGGGSRKYVLASLDQSLKRLGLDYVDIFYSHRYDADTPLEETMGALATAVQQGKALYVGLSSYSPQKTAEAAALLRDWKVPCLIHQPSYNMLNRWIEDDGLLDTLEQEGMGCITFTALAQGLLSDKYLDGVPQDARINRPGGGSMTKEHLSAENLARVRGLNQIAAARGQSLAQMALAWVLRDPRVTTTLIGASSSAQIRENVAALQQLGFTEEELRAIDVQAREGHINLWEGPSKAK
- a CDS encoding DUF4148 domain-containing protein, with amino-acid sequence MQAKSLAAVLLAVAASSAFAQSAAPAASTQLTRADVTAEYIRARNAGEIATSEADYPKTPATAASTVTREQVMNEFYAARKAGQIPQTEADFDIAQTRHHVVK
- a CDS encoding efflux transporter outer membrane subunit produces the protein MSLSRRLLAASLALALGACADMGHIAPQAVLADAHVLDGGRTNEAASAAIDWPRAEWWQALRDPQLDRLMQQALADSPTLRGAQARVRQAEALAGAAEDKTRPQADASVSINRELYSQHGSTPAPLAGNYAWRNQATVTASYDLDLWGRNRAALAAALGDVQLASAESQMARLALETALVRTYIQLSYEFTLQDVIQNSLAQRARILDITKRRRQAGIGTEIDVAQIETTLPAGLRQLEQANESLALLRNQLAALSGKGPSAGSALTRPVLRLDHPLAIPAALPADLIGRRPDIAAQRWRVEAAAKRIDAAKAEFYPNVNLVAFAGFQAFGFSHFLDANSQVRGASPALSLPIFAGARLRAQLGSQTAVYDGAVEQYNATVINAMADVANAVTKAQSLQKQHALTQQALATAQRARDLAEQAYKAGMSDAINMLNTQVALLAEQQQQAQNGASELDLYVSLMNALGGGI
- a CDS encoding MarR family transcriptional regulator, which codes for MTAFDATSKRLQHIRTRMPAFPLELMRLLRMTYHIQKGMKDLTNAALRKHDLVDASYMVLAVLYGTEDETSSAAVLGMACHEKPANLTRVCNDLETRGLIHRGTRPGDRRSVMISLTDQGRALIETALPDVYAETSTLYEGFTEEELQVLDKLYVRQLRNLNNINNPA